A single genomic interval of Lathyrus oleraceus cultivar Zhongwan6 chromosome 7, CAAS_Psat_ZW6_1.0, whole genome shotgun sequence harbors:
- the LOC127108285 gene encoding uncharacterized protein LOC127108285: MRPQKTSIHAISTWVRRQPPKVKAFLAVVSGMTALVILRFIVHDHDNLFVAAEAVHSLGISVLIYKLMKEKTCAGLSLKSQELTAIFLAVRLYCSFVMEYDIHTVLDLATFVTTVWVIYMIRFKLKASYMEEKDNFAIYYVVLPCAVLALVIHPSTSHHILNRIFWAFCVYLEAVSVLPQLRVMQNTKIVEPFTAHYVFALGVARFLSCAHWVLQVLDTRGHLLVALGYGLWPSMVLISEIVQTFILADFCYYYVKSVFGGQLVLRLPSGVV; the protein is encoded by the exons ATGAGACCTCAGAAAACTTCGATCCACGCCATCTCCACATGGGTCAGGCGACAACCACCAAAGGTCAAGGCTTTTCTGGCCGTCGTTTCCGGCATGACCGCTCTTGTTATCCTCCGATTCATCGTTCACGATCACGATAATCTCTTTGTCGCTGCTGAGGCTGTTCACTCCCTCGGAATCTCCGTTCTTATCTATAAACTCATGAAAGAGAAGACCTGTGCCG GATTATCACTCAAATCCCAGGAATTAACAGCTATATTTTTAGCTGTTAGGCTGTATTGTAGTTTTGTCATGGAATATGACATACACACCGTACTTGATTTGGCTACTTTCGTCACTACCGTGTGGGTTATATACATGATTCGTTTTAAGCTAAAGGCTAGTTACATGGAAGAGAAGGATAACTTTGCAATATATTATGTG GTGTTACCATGTGCCGTGTTAGCCTTGGTTATTCATCCATCAACTTCTCATCATATATTGAACAGGATTTTCTGGGCATTCTGTGTATATCTGGAAGCTGTTTCAGTTTTACCCCAACTTCGGGTCATGCAGAACACCAAA ATCGTTGAGCCATTCACCGCTCATTATGTATTTGCACTGGGTGTAGCAAGATTCTTGAGCTGTGCTCATTGGGTTCTCCAG GTGTTAGATACCCGTGGACATTTGTTGGTTGCCTTAGGGTATGGTTTATGGCCGTCAATGGTTCTTATCTCAGAAATTGTCCAGACATTCATCTTAGCCGATTTCTGTTACTATTATGTCAAAAG CGTTTTCGGAGGACAGCTTGTTCTGCGTCTTCCCTCTGGAGTGGTGTGA
- the LOC127108284 gene encoding type III polyketide synthase B: protein MGDEGIVRTVTKHVTPGKATILALGKAFPHQLVMQEYLVDGYFRDTNCDNPELKQKLARLCKTTTVKTRYVVMSEEILKKYPELAVEGAATVKQRLEICNKAVTQMAIEASQVCIKNWGGSLSDITHVVYVSSSEARLPGGDLYLSSGLGLSPKIQRVMLYFAGCSGGVAGLRVAKDIAENNPGSRVLLATSETTIIGFKPPSADRPYDLVGVALFGDGAGAMIIGSDPILETEKPLFELHTSAQEFIPDTEKKIDGRLTEEGISFTLARDLPQIIEDNVEGFCDNLMDVGGLENKEYNKLFWAVHPGGPAILNRMEKRLELLPEKLNASRKALRDYGNASSNTIVYVLEYMIEEGNKIRKEGGGDPEWGLILAFGPGITFEGILARNLCA from the exons ATGGGAGATGAAGGTATAGTTAGAACTGTCACAAAGCATGTCACACCAGGTAAGGCTACTATATTGGCTCTTGGCAAGGCTTTCCCTCACCAGCTTGTGATGCAAGAGTATTTGGTTGATGGATATTTCAGGGACACTAATTGTGATAATCCTGAACTTAAGCAGAAACTTGCTAGACTTT GCAAGACAACGACAGTGAAAACGAGGTATGTTGTTATGTCGGAGGAGATACTAAAAAAGTATCCGGAACTTGCTGTTGAAGGCGCGGCTACTGTAAAACAACGTCTAGAGATATGTAACAAGGCAGTGACACAAATGGCGATTGAAGCTTCTCAAGTTTGCATAAAGAATTGGGGTGGATCTTTATCTGACATAACACATGTGGTTTATGTTTCGTCTAGTGAAGCTAGGTTACCGGGTGGTGATCTTTATTTATCGAGCGGACTAGGACTGAGTCCTAAAATTCAACGAGTTATGCTTTATTTCGCCGGTTGCTCTGGAGGTGTGGCTGGTTTGCGCGTTGCAAAAGACATAGCTGAAAACAACCCTGGTAGCAGAGTTTTGCTTGCTACTTCTGAGACGACAATTATTGGATTCAAGCCACCGAGTGCTGATAGACCCTATGATCTTGTTGGTGTGGCGCTCTTTGGAGATGGTGCTGGTGCTATGATAATTGGTTCAGACCCGATATTGGAAACTGAGAAGCCGTTGTTCGAGCTTCATACTTCAGCTCAGGAGTTTATACCAGACACTGAGAAGAAAATCGATGGGAGACTGACAGAGGAAGGGATAAGCTTCACGCTGGCGAGAGATCTTCCTCAGATAATTGAAGACAATGTTGAGGGATTCTGTGACAACCTAATGGATGTTGGTGGGTTGGAGAATAAGGAGTACAATAAGCTGTTTTGGGCTGTTCATCCAGGAGGACCTGCGATATTGAATCGCATGGAGAAACGGCTTGAGCTGTTGCCTGAGAAGCTGAATGCCAGTAGGAAAGCTCTTAGGGATTATGGAAATGCTAGCAGTAATACTATTGTTTATGTGTTGGAGTACATGATAGAAGAAGGAAACAAGATTAGAAAGGAAGGAGGAGGAGATCCTGAATGGGGATTGATACTTGCTTTTGGACCTGGAATCACTTTTGAGGGGATTCTAGCAAGGAACCTTTGTGCTTGA